Proteins encoded within one genomic window of Procambarus clarkii isolate CNS0578487 chromosome 31, FALCON_Pclarkii_2.0, whole genome shotgun sequence:
- the LOC138370239 gene encoding calcium-binding protein P-like, producing the protein MTWPRSLASRWDARLLRVSQDYFNYAEVRILCRICPLKLWIKMASPPFTTFLVVWASRIRINTPAYPGSVPPGYPGSVPPGYPGSVPPGYPGSVSPGYPGSVPQDIQDQYPKISRVNTQDMQDQYPRICWISTPGYAGSVPQDIQDWYPGSVPPGYPGSVPPGYPGSVPQDIQDQYPQDIHDQYPRISRISIPRISRISTPGYPGSVPQDIQVQYPMISRVNTQDMQDQYPRICRISTPGYAGSVPQDMQDRYPRISRIGTPGYPGSVPQDIQDRHPRISRISTPGYTGSAPQDIQNQHPRISRISTPGYPGSAPQDIQDQLPRISRISTLGYPGSAPQDIQDQHPRISRISTPEYPGSVPQNIQDQYPRISRINTQDNQDQTPG; encoded by the exons ATGACGTGGCCTCGTTCTTTGGCTTCCCGATGGGACGCGAGGTTACTGCGGGTGTCGCAAG ATTATTTTAACTATGCTGaagttcgaattctttgtcgaatttgCCCCTTGAAGTTGTGGATAAAAATGGCTTCCCCACCTTTTACAACATTCCTCGTTGTGTGGGCCTCTCGTATacg GATCAATACTCCAGCATATCCAGGATCAGTACCCCCAGGATATCCAGGATCAGTACCCCCAGGATATCCAGGATCAGTACCCCCAGGATATCCAGGATCAGTATCCCCAGGATATCCAGGATCAGTACCCCAGGATATCCAGGATCAGTACCCCAAGATATCCAGGGTCAATACCCAGGATATGCAGGATCAGTACCCCAGGATATGCTGGATCAGTACCCCAGGATATGCAGGATCAGTACCCCAGGATATCCAGGATTGGTACCCAGGATCAGTACCCCCAGGATATCCAGGATCAGTACCCCCAGGATATCCAGGATCAGTACCCCAGGATATCCAGGATCAGTATCCCCAGGATATCCATGATCAGTACCCCAGGATATCCAGGATCAGTATCCCCAGGATATCCAGGATCAGTACCCCAGGATATCCAGGATCAGTACCCCAGGATATCCAGGTTCAGTACCCCATGATATCCAGGGTTAATACCCAGGATATGCAGGATCAGTACCCTAGGATATGCAGGATCAGTACCCCAGGATATGCAGGATCAGTACCCCAGGATATGCAGGATCGGTACCCCAGGATATCCAGGATCGGTACCCCAGGATATCCAGGATCGGTACCCCAGGATATCCAGGATCGGCACCCCAGGATATCCAGGATCAGCACCCCAGGATATACAGGATCAGCACCCCAGGATATCCAGAATCAGCACCCCAGGATATCCAGGATCAGCACACCAGGATATCCAGGATCAGCACCCCAGGATATCCAGGATCAGCTCCCCAGGATATCCAGGATCAGCACCCTAGGATATCCAGGATCAGCTCCCCAGGATATCCAGGATCAGCACCCTAGGATATCCAGGATCAGTACCCCAGAATATCCAGGATCAGTACCCCAGAATATCCAGGATCAGTACCCCAGAATATCCAGGATCAATACCCAGGATAACCAGGATCAGACCCCAGGATAA